The stretch of DNA GAGCTTTGTTTCTTAAGGCATCTTCCACTATGACACTTTCCAAACCTTTAGACTGTATGTCAGCTTTTATCTTATCCACCTCAACACCGTATACAGAAGCCAGCTTAGAATATTCATTTTCTATCTCTTCTGAAGAGACTTCCAAGCTTTTCACCTGGGCGTATTTATCCAAAATATACCTAAGTTTTATGTTTGCAACTGCTTGGGGTAACAACTCTTTTGCTATTCCTTGCACATCCACATATCTTGTATCTATGCCCAAGGATGCAAGCTCTTTTAGCCTTGTATCAACCAAAAAGCTTATTTCCCTCCTAAGGAGGGTCTGTGGAATATCAAACTGATGTATTTCTAGCAGTTTTTTGACAACAGCATCTTCCACCAATAACTTTTTATAGTCTTCAAGGCGATTCTTTATAAGATCCCTTATCTTTTCCTCCGCTTCTTTCCAAGTTTCTCCAAAGCCAAGTTCCTTTGCAAAGTCGTCGTTAGCTTCCGGAAGCACTTTCTCCTTTACCGCTTTTATCTGTATTTTAACCTTCGCCTTACCTACCACTTTTCCCTCTGTATCAAACAGATCCACGCTATCTACGGTTATCTCATCTCCCTCCTTTTTGTTCAACAGCTCCCTTTCTATTTCTTCCCTCAAAAACTTCTGCCCCACTATAACCGTGGTTTCCCCTTCTGAAGTCTCCCCGCTATCCAGATCCTGGACATTGTATTGAATAACCACCATGTCTCCCTCTCTGATTTCTCTGTCTACTGGTTCCCATACAGCGTGTTGGTTCCTTAGCTTGTTTATCTCCTCTTGAACCATCTCTTCTTTGAACTCAACTTTTGGCACTTCAACCTTCAAGCTTTCTATCTCTTCCAGCTTAAGTTCAAAGGAAGGTGGAACTTCAAAAACAACTCTGTAAGCTACCTTATTTTCCTTCTCGTTAAGCTCTACTTCTTCTAAGTATATGTCAGCCACCGGTTTGAGACTGCTCTCCTCTATTGCTTTTTGTAAGGTTGCGTCCGCCACCTTCTTTCCCACCTCCTCCCTTATATAGTCCTTATACTTTGCCTTTATAAGCCACAGCGGAGCCTTTCCCTTTCTAAATCCCTCCAGCTCTACGTTTTGAACAAGTTGGTTGAAAACACCTTCTAAACTTTCCTTTACAATCTGTCCTTCAACTTCAACCCTCAAACTCCTAAAGAGTCCTTCTCTTTCTTCCAAGCTAACTTTCATACAAACCTCCTTGAAGTAATGCGGGTGGAGGGAGTCGAACCCTCACGGGCTAAGCCCACAGGATCCTAAGTCCTGCGCGTCTGCCAATTCCGCCACACCCGCTTTAAGGTGTAAAATTATACCATGTTCATGTTCTTGGTTATTCTCTTGCTGGTGAGCCTCTCATGGGCTTCCGTAGTGGCAAGAATAGGTTCTGAAACGATAAAAAGGGATGAGGTCTATTCACTTTTCCAATCCTACTGGAGGGAGATCCTTCATCTTCCAATAGCAAGAGCTACAAAGTTTGACGT from Thermocrinis sp. encodes:
- the tig gene encoding trigger factor, with the translated sequence MKVSLEEREGLFRSLRVEVEGQIVKESLEGVFNQLVQNVELEGFRKGKAPLWLIKAKYKDYIREEVGKKVADATLQKAIEESSLKPVADIYLEEVELNEKENKVAYRVVFEVPPSFELKLEEIESLKVEVPKVEFKEEMVQEEINKLRNQHAVWEPVDREIREGDMVVIQYNVQDLDSGETSEGETTVIVGQKFLREEIERELLNKKEGDEITVDSVDLFDTEGKVVGKAKVKIQIKAVKEKVLPEANDDFAKELGFGETWKEAEEKIRDLIKNRLEDYKKLLVEDAVVKKLLEIHQFDIPQTLLRREISFLVDTRLKELASLGIDTRYVDVQGIAKELLPQAVANIKLRYILDKYAQVKSLEVSSEEIENEYSKLASVYGVEVDKIKADIQSKGLESVIVEDALRNKALKDIIQKVEVLEVENKEERKNENT